GATTTCAACtacaccacacacacaaaaaaaaaaaacacaaaatagatACACACTCTTAGGAGATTACAAAGTTTATTACAAAGAAATTGAGCGTCAGACTATTGGATGCCATTCGAATTAAATGGTGACATCTGCTGACCAACACTAGACACTGCACTTAGTGTGTATGAAGGGATTAAATCGAGGACCACATTAAGTGGAAGGTGTCTGAACATCTTGTTACTGACACACCATTACTCTTAGTTTAAAAAGGTGTTACTGTGTGAAACAGTCCACTTTCACAATAATTTCACTGGTGTAAAAAGGCTGCCGAATTCATTTCAGAGGTGGGGGCTGGAAACAGATGGATGGGGGCTGGAGGAAAACGCAACTTAGTTATCAAAGGAAACTAGACAGGAAATCAATCAGCCAATACTTCAGCTGAAGAGCAGATACTCTGAACTAAAACGGATTCAATTTCAGCCAATTCAGTGCTCATGACCGAAGGGGCCTGTGCAACGGCCTCTTGGCTCCTCTGCTTTCAGTGACCTTGCTTGTGTTTCACCCATCATCGTCTTAAACATTTTAACCAAACTGACCATCGGCTACAACCCCCATTCCAAAAATAGAATTTGCCATGACTATGAATATTTCACATTCTCCAGTAAGTAATATCATTAAAAGCTTCAGataatctggagacatctctgcaCAAGGGACACGGCTGGGAATCGTTACTGGATGTCCCTGATATTTCGGGTCCGTtggcagcactgcattaaaaacagacacgattctgtcatggaaatccctGCACGGGCTCTGGAGCACTCCCAGAAATCACCGTGACagccacaaatgcaggttagaGCTCTATTGTGTAAAGAAGGTGTAATCTGAAGATGATCCAGAAAGGCTTTCATTTTCTCGGgactaagagaaaaaaaaaaagttcaacatTGCTGCCAGTGCTACTTGTAGGACTAACAGTACAACAAATGTATATCATCTAAGAAATTTTTTTCTCCAAATctcaaattttttaaaaatcctttAGTTTATTCAAACTTTGGTGAAGAAAACTGCAGGATAAAGTTTTGTGTAGCCAGTGTTATATGTGAGCACAGTTGTGAGACAGGGGCATACTTTTCGCCACCTTACCGTGGTCTATAATAAGCTCTTTTCTGTTACGTCATCAGTTTCTAACACTGGCAAAACGTCTTGACGGTACCCGAGTACCGAGTACATTACGCGCATTCCCTCTATTGTAAAAAGACTCATTATTGATCCACACTTGCTACAACTGAACTATAACTTACCTTGGTTGTCGAACATGCACATTGGACCGTCACGCTGGTAATTGGCCACCCGCGCCCTGAAGGGACAGTTGACGGGGATCTGCAGGTAGTTGGCTCCCAGTCGGTGTCGATGTGTGTCGGGGTAGGAGAAGAGTCGACCCTGCACAGAGACAGGAGAGTCAGCTCTGGTAAGTACCAACACtgtaacagcagcagactgtgCCGTTGACACACAATCAGATGGTTAGCATGTCAGGGGGAAAATCTGCCATTGTGTTACCTGCAGCATCTTGTCGGGGCTGGCCTCGATGCCTGGCGGCATGTTGCTGGGGTCAAAGGCCAGCTGCTCCACCTCTGCAAAATAGTTGACTGGGTTCCTATTTAGGATCATTCTGCCCACAGGGATCAAAGGGTATTCTTTGTGTGACCACACCTGgaccatggaaaaaaaaaaaaaaaacagaaattttCAATAATATGTTCCAGCCAGATGCCCGAgccctcctggacgcctccctggtgaggtgttccgggcccgtcccactgggaggagaccccggggaagacccaggacacgttggagagactatggctgtgttcgaaaccgcatactcatcgatcagacagtatgcagagtgtttacccacaatgcatttcgctcctacccgagccgaaattaGCCGGCCTgtagctgatttcgcttaagctctaaactttagcaacatttgaaacattttcaggcgagaaagtagtcgtttagatccccaacgtgttgaaaacctgccaaaataccggctatttacaattttgttccgacgaatttggcgctactaaagctagccgtagtgaacaacgcacttccggttattttcacaaaataaaatacccgttgtcttttgtcatagggaaagccattacgatatgattggtgcttttgttttgaaaacaggaagtgaacctaccctagTTGTAGATAGCTTGAAACTGCggtgagtatgagtagtaacctcatgacgcatacccaacatttcggcgaatctagtatgcattcgggaaaaaagtcagtatgagtagtaggaaaGTATGTGgtttgaacacagcctatgtttctcggctggcctgggaacgcctcgggatccccccagaagagctggaggaagtggccagggacgtctgggtttctctgcttaagctgctgctgctgctcctgcgacccgatccccggagaaggggaagatgatggatggatggatggatggatgtcccAATTATCAAAAGCAAGGTATCCATTTAATAATAGTCTTATCAGTTTACTAGAAATATGCTATCACAGCATCTGAAAGCAATGTTATGACCCAGTTTGGTTTCCTTTGTGGAGGGATGTCGTACCTTAGTAAGATCAAAGGGATTGAACCTGAACTTCTCAGCCTGCTCAAAGGTCATGACTTGAATATAACAGGTCCAGGACGGGTGGTTGCCGTTGGCAATCGCATTAAACAGGTCTCCGATGGCATAATCCGGGTTGGTGGATGCTAGGTGTTCTGCCTCCTCCACCGACAGATTCTTTATGCCTTGATCAgtcttaagaaaaaaacaaaaacaacaacatcagtCATGACATGAcgcgctaaaaaaaaaaaaaaaaaaaaaagtaggcaGTCAACTTGGGTTGAAGCAAACCTTGAAGTGGAACTTGCAGTAGAAACGTTCGTCGTCAGCGTTGACCAGCTTGAAGGTGTGAGAGCCGTAGCCGTTCATGTGACGGTAGCCATCGGGCAAACCTCGATCACTGAACAGGAAAGACACCTGTTGGGGGGGTGGGAGAGAGACACGAAATGAGAAAGAAGACACCGCACGTTTTTCTCATGTTTAATCCATTATTAAATCACTTGAGAGCATTTGCTTAGCATCATAAAGCATGTGAACCTTCTTTTCTGAATATTTCCCGGTATAAATCGAATAAACTCTCCAAGGTCAGCCTCGGGTTCAGAGGCAGCTTACCTGATGCAGACTTTCAGGCCTCAGACTCCAGAAGTCCCAAACCATGTCAGGGTCTTTCATGTGGGTTTGAGGATTGCGCTTCTGGGAATGAATGAAGGACGGAAACTGCAGGCAGGAAAAGGCTCATGTCAATGCAATGCATGTCTTGCAAGTCTTAATAATCACAGTCATCTAacagttaaatttttttttttgttcttcattTATCAAATATCCTTAAATCATCTACATGTTCATGGCCACAGTTGCGGCTCAGACATCCCTCAATTCCACTAACCAGCAGGGCATCCCTGATGAAGAAAATGGGGGTGTTGTTGCCCGTCAGGTCCCAGTTGCCCTCTTCAGTGTAAACCTTAATAGCGAAGCCTCTTGGGTCTCGGACTGTGTCTGCTGACCCAGACTCCCCAGCTGGACAAATGAAAACATAACATTTCACTCATTAA
This genomic interval from Odontesthes bonariensis isolate fOdoBon6 chromosome 7, fOdoBon6.hap1, whole genome shotgun sequence contains the following:
- the cat gene encoding LOW QUALITY PROTEIN: catalase (The sequence of the model RefSeq protein was modified relative to this genomic sequence to represent the inferred CDS: deleted 1 base in 1 codon), whose translation is MADNRDKTTDQMKIWKDSRGFQKPDVLTTGAGHPVGDKLNLQTAGPRGPLLVQDVVFTDEMAHFDRERIPERVVHAKGAGAFGYFEVTHDITRYCKAKVFEHVGKMTPVAVRFSTVAGESGSADTVRDPRGFAIKVYTEEGNWDLTGNNTPIFFIRDALLFPSFIHSQKRNPQTHMKDPDMVWDFWSLRPESLHQVSFLFSDRGLPDGYRHMNGYGSHTFKLVNADDERFYCKFHFKTDQGIKNLSVEEAEHLASTNPDYAIGDLFNAIANGNHPSWTCYIQVMTFEQAEKFRFNPFDLTKVWSHKEYPLIPVGRMILNRNPVNYFAEVEQLAFDPSNMPPGIEASPDKMLQGRLFSYPDTHRHRLGANYLQIPVNCPFRARVANYQRDGPMCMFDNQGGAPNYYPNSFSAPETQPRFVESKFKVSADVARYNSEDEDNTTQVRAFYTQVLNEEERLRLCQNMAGSLKGAQLFIQKRTVENLKAIHPDYGNGVQTLLNKYNAEAKKNSSVRVYSRPGASAIARPRRCDALNLQPAPPSLPPGTGTDLTCSSLAQRLK